Sequence from the Helianthus annuus cultivar XRQ/B chromosome 13, HanXRQr2.0-SUNRISE, whole genome shotgun sequence genome:
CTAAGCTCACATGCTAGTTGAGAAGAAATCTCAGTTGTAAGAAATTTCTAGCTACTCCCTCGGGTGTTAGATCTATGTGTTCCGGTGTATGCATTGCATCGATTTGAGTAGGTGCAACCCCTGACCGAGATGGGGTTGGTGTTTGAAAAGAAGTGAACTACGGGAACATATCCTAGTGTAGTACTTCCGGGAGTAGAAAGAAATGTAGATTTGACCGGTGAGATCCGACCGGAACTTGGTGTTAAATCGGTGTTGTTAGGAACCTGATTTACCGGACCGAGAGACTCGCTTTCAGAAatgatgtaaagagaaaatggagCTACACAACTGGTCTTTAAGATAAAGTTAGCGGCgtggccccacggtgggcgccaacttgttgatacaacaaatacaagaccaaggcctgtagcgacatctctgggtaaaagggttcaggggttcgattagcctaacgcaggtcgtggggtccccccacgtttgcaagacgtggagagaggttcactagtattgTTTTTATCCTCCTTAGATCTTGAGCTGATTAGAAATCAACCCAGAAAGCGATCGTTGGAGAAGATGAGTTATTTAGTGTGAAGAAGAGAAGCAAGCATGAAGCTAGTTCTCAAGAGGGAGAAGGAGAATCAGAGAGTTAGGGTGATATCTGCTGATCCTGGTGTGTTTTGTATGGTGAAATGGCCTGCATTTTATAGGGGAAGGTGTTTCTCAAAGGAGAAACCCGTGACTAGTGAATCTGTGCTTGCAGTGAGGGGTTTGCCCATTTTgggggttgaagggtttggacctgCGGACAAAAGGGTGTGCTCTCCCACATGGTCTGGTTGCAGCTGGGCAGGAGGTTTCACACGTTAAGTGTTGATGTGACAGGACACTGTGCTtgtcctttttactgttcatgaccgttggaacatttccgaaccttttaaccttttaaccttttaagctattgtgtctctaatcagtttattaaggtttgagctacccccgtcatcagttGCAAAATATTGAGACACATTTCTTATACGACACCTCATTCTAATTTATTGTTGTGGCCCTTTTAagtaacacatatatatagttaTTAATTTAAATTGAATAGATAGCAAAGGGGTATGTATGTGTGGCTTTTTAAAAGTGGTAACTTTTCATTTTAGAGAGGCAATCCAAGTTGATAATTGTATaaggagtaaattacaagttttgtcatttatatttacatcaaattgcaggcgttgtcctttagcgcaaaagttgacaagttttatacttaatgtttcaaaatcttgtacGTTCTCTCCTAAatcatttttgttgtcattttcttccaaatcactaactcagttaatttgTATCGTTAACTCATGGAAGATTATGGCAGATTACCCAGTATTAGTGatttggattaaaatggcaacaaaaatgaaATCTCATGGGTCCAGGTACAAAAAAAATCAGTTTGGATATAAGTTGTAAAAGTGTCTAAACATTAGGAACGATtttggcatttaactctttaataaataattacaaaaaatatataaaacaaaatacataaaaattatataaaatatataaaaaattgcATAAACCTAATTAAATTATTACACAAACCTAGTTATAATATTACACACACATAATTTTAATATTACACACACCAAAATAAAAATACTCTACAAGCCTAAAATTAAAACATTAATTAGTCCTAATTAAACACATAAAGCCCTAATACATCCCATTCCAATCGTTTAGGTTGGACTTTGGAGATGACACGCTATGATCGTATCACGGCCGTCCAACCTCACCTCTTGATTACCGCGTCCGTAGTAAGGAGTTGAAGGGTATAGTTCATCGTCCATCGTCCATCGGTGGTAAGTATTCCTCACCCAGGTTGGTTCCGTACCCTTCTACCTTCAGCCTAGTTGGGTATCAGTTGTGTTGGATCGAGGTTTGTGGGCGAAGGGTTTGTATTGAAGTTTGTTTAACTCTTCCCCAGTCACAGACAAACGATCAGATTGGAGTTATGAGGGTTTAGACGGGTTGTTCGTCGTTACCTTGCTGTAGATGGTGGGTATACTAATCTCGGTGGAGGGTAGATTGGAGCCGATGTTGGGTAGATTGATGCATGTGGTGGGTAGACTGCTACATGTGGTGGGTAGACTATTGCAGGTGGACGGTTTGACGAAGCAGGTTGAGGGTTAGAACTTAGACGAGATGCCTGAGGTTCATGGTCCAGCTGCACCACTTGGATTATAACCACCACCCATATCTTCAAATTAGTTTGGTATTTGTAGTAATTTGTGAAGTGAAAGGTGTAATTAATGCCGTGTAGTTGATGGAGTTCCTGTGAACAAATGCCCggacatatatattttttttatcactTTTAACAGCATATATTCTATTTCTCATCAAAAAAAATGTAATAAAAATCTTATTTTATAGTTTACCAAATTTAGTTGGTATGAGTTATGTGACTTAAGACTTAAGTAAGTCAAAACTTGTCAAGGTATCTAGGAACACACATTTTATATCGACACATAGACTCGAATAAATATGTCTAATATGAAAGATGTCATTCCTTGCAAAGTTAGAcgaattattgatgatgatccACAAACTTATCTCCACCGTTTTTGTGATATTTTTTACTaggtatcttaattttatttgttttaattaacaTCGTTTGACAAAATATGTATATTGtgttaaaaaaattacattttattCACCAATTCTATGTTGTTGATCCTCGACATTTTACCAAGTCAAAGAGAGTTGCTTATGTGTACAGCGTGTCTTGATCTACGTAATTATCATGAGAGAGTGTTTTGACTTGTGATCTATATTAAGAGTTTTATTAGTGGTTTTGAACTAGATTTACTATGGATACAACTTGACCGAATATATAAAAGTAATAAAGGTTTTTCTCTGTCCATGTGATATGAAAGAACTTGCAAAGAAGATGTTGAGATAAGTATCACCTTACATATGACCTCGTTTAACGTTTGTTTAAGTTGGCTTTAGTTTTTAACTGTTCCAACAGTTACCGTTGAAAGATTATTTTTCCTGATGAATTATCAAGACTGATTTACGCCACAAGATGGGTGACATTTTTCTCACATATTCATTGTTGTGTTTTTGTTGAGAAAGTTGTTTTTCTAAGTGCTGAAAAACGAAACAACATTAGAACAGTTTCAAGTGACAACACCTTGAGGAATGTATAAAGCAATACTATTACGAGCTCAAGGTTCTAGTTTAGCCATTTAATCTTCGTAGTTTATCCAATACATACAAGAACATTATTCACCATATATATCATTTATAtatcatgtatgtatgtatagctGGTTCCTCAATGTACCGGAAATAAACCTCTTATGCCACCTTTTATTAAAAGTGtctttaaatgttttacaaccGATCAAAAGGTTAAAGTCTTACAAAACTAAGATCATATGACCGATCGCATAGAAACTTATTAAACGAGAACACTCAAGAAATTCTATGGCATTCTTAGGAGGGAGCTTTTTAGTTTCCACAAAATAATTCTATGACACGTTCATCGTGGTAAGGCGGAGGATTTTTGACATAAAACTCAATAAACTTATAATTGTCAAAAGACTTGAATCTTGGTGGGTGGTCTTCATCAACTAGTTCTTCAGGTATTTCTACAATTCCTTTCTTGAATGAAAATAAAGCTATGGAGTACCTGTCTTCCTGCCCGTTCATGACCACTCGATGACGAAGAGCTTTTATCCTGCCATTGCTCCATGCCTAATTACACGGTCACAAGTTATATAATAATCTTTTGTGATAGCGAGTGAAGTGACAGTAAATCCAATAGTTAAGCCACTGGGAGCCTTAATTAAGTTTTATTTCTTTGAATTTTCGCATAAAGAGCGTTAATTAAGTGTTATTTTTAGAGATTTCAAGTCAAGAAAACAAATTTTTGCCTATGTAATCAAATAGTTATGTCAATGGAAGCCTTAATAGAGTTAGTGAAATGCATACATATATAAAGTAACTAGTAATTAGTAACACTCATTTATGTGTTGTGGGAAACCTGAAGAGGTATATATGACTCAAAACCCGACCCGCAAAAGTTAGTGGAATATCCACTTCGTTAaaattaaaccctaattgatCCATGCACAATTCTGTTATGCCTACGTGGTAAAAGAGATATACTCATGACAAAAGGAATGTTTATTTATGACCATTAGAATTGAAGAAGTCCCTACAAAAACGGTTATGCTCACCAACAAAGAGCACACCAGGTGAAAGTAACATCAACCCAAATTCCCTCAAATAACATTTGTTCATTGGCTCATTAACTTTCCTACTCTCACTTTACATATACATTTTATTTTTCTGATCAAGATCATAGTCTCACATGGTGATCACATGAGGACCTCTCTTCTAGTGTGACGCTCAGGGtgttctgttttgttttatagaAATCATATCGCAGAAGGAAGTTAACAAATACAAAATCTGATCAGAAAATTGCTATTAGAAACAATCTCGAAGCTTATCATACGGTGTTTTGTTTTTCTAAAGCAATTTGAAATTTCAAACAATATTTGTCAAACTAGATTTGTTTCTAAGAGCATCAACAACAAGAACATCTAAAACGCTTCAAAACGTGTCTAATTAGTTAGCACATCAAAAAGTACACTCATCACCACGTATTTCAACTACTCATAtctctaaaatatatattttataccaAAAAAGTACATGGCCCCATGACCATCCGCGTTTTCTAGTTCTTTGGCAAGAAAACCACCCTCTAAAATGGTGTCAAATTAAAACAACCTTCATAAGACCACCTGAACTTGGGGGTAGTTAGGGTTTTTTTGCCCTTTTTTTCCGAAAAAAAACACCCAAACACGCCTCGGAACCGTCCccgggggcgtttttttttttttttgaaaaaaaatggtgGGGCGTCCTTTTTTTAAACGCCTTCACTTGTTTCTTTGGCCAAtagcattttttttatttaattctattagAATATCTAATCACTGCAAGATTTCCAGTGCCGCTACACTCGTTTTAAGATAACGCCCCATAATGCCCACATGCTGACTGGACCGACACATGGCACAGATTGCCCAAGGTTTGGGTCATTATCTTCCCCTccctacacatggtctaataaaGAAACATGATGAGGTGGCGTTTTGGGGTTGAAAACGCCCAAAATCTACCCATTGAGGGTGCTCTAACTTTAGTGACCACACAAGTTGTTTGTCGTAATTTGCAATGACCATGAGTAAAGTATACAATAATAGATCTTACCATGAAAACATCAGTTGCCATGAGGAAAAAGGATGATGGAGGGAACTCAACAGCCATCCACTCGTCATCCTTGATTTGAACTTCCAGTCCATTCATTTGGTTTTGGCTAAGTATCGAAAATAAATTCTTGTCCGTATGCATCTTGGCACCCACATTGACCTCATTTGATTTCGGTGGTCTGTATTTATTTGGTTTAAGAACATATGTCaccgattcattgaaggattcatAGTATTTCTCGAGTCCATAGCTTTCGAACACCATCTTCCGCACTTGGTTTTCAAGTTTCACCACTAAATTTGCGTAGGAATGAATTGTTTTACTGAAGAAAAACAAGGGTCGATTACATACTAACAAAGTAACAATTCTATAGGTTTACAACATAGGGATGTGCATTCAAACGATACGTTTCTTTGCTTTCGTGATGAGGGTCAACCGATTACTTGATCCGGATTGCCGGATTGGTGAAAATGTACAAGATGCGTGAAAAAACAACAATAAAATGTTAACTTGATTTTGAAATCTTTTGCTTGATTTCCTTTGCGTACTTTGAGACTAAATGATACTCtctccgtcccattaaaagtgtcatatattgaattttcaaagtctttatttataaactttgaccttaaataattttgtttgtgttagataatacttgatgaaagttatatgatttgagtgtattttacaagtgtttttatcgggttaatttttatcaagttttatataacacaaaaatatataattaaagtcaaagtttataaataaagactttgaaaattcaaaataagacacttttaatgggacggatAGAGTATTTTATCAGTGAAATCatctataaaataaaaaatataattatgTTTAAGACATGTGTTAATTataggttttttaggtttttggtggtgtagtgtgtttattttgttgtgttcacgttggttctcgcggttctcgcaataaaggtggttctcgcatgaaccttacccgaTATATATAGGGTCAACCTGGTGgtttttgtgaacaaaatgaaccaATATGTACCAttcgttctttttttttttttctatagaTTAAATTATAAGTAGTTACCTGAATTGATCATTTCCTGAAGGCCACATGAGGTTTGCAAAGCTCACGACCTCATCCAGACTTGTAGGTTGCTGGATCCCCATGCTTTCGTAGAGTGGACGAGTATGAGTTGCACCCACATAGCCATGGAAAGCCTTAGCAGAAGTATTCTTCATTTTGGTTTCTAAGGGGAGGTCAAATAGAGCTTTCATATTTGCATAAACTTCCTTCATGAAATCTTGAGAAAGCTCATCAGAGACAACCATAAAGCAACCGTACTCTTCAAGTGTATGTCTCACTTTATGGCATGCCATGATCCAAGATTCTGTACCTGGTTTCAAGCCTTCTATGTTAAGTACAGGAATTTTGGATTGTGTTAAAGAATTCATGATTCTTATGTTCAAAAGGGATCGAGTAGTGTATTGAGTTGAAAGAGATTTGTATCCTTTCTATGCTTTTTATAGTGAAAAGTAGGTGTCAGGTAACCCATGCTTCGTGGCGGGCTGCGATTTTTTCACATGACATGGCGGTGATTCGGTATGTATCATTTCGGTCCGTTATACGTAAAATTCGATTAGTATCGTTTTGGTTCGTTACGGTATTCTCATAACGTCGGCACTCGGTACAAcaccaataataataataagagaaGGTAAAAAATCACGTAAATAACATCGGAAAAAAAGCTTAATGTTACGGTAGGTTGTGTGTTGCAGCAGGGTCGTGACGGTTTGATCGATATAGGTTTGTTATGGTGTTGACACATGCATTTACTATTTATAAAACCCCATTAAATTTCGTTATTcaaatttaatattaaaagatttcAGCACAAATTATCATTGTAATTTTAAATTATACAAATTAATGAAGTATTATTTAAACCAAATTAtataaatgtataatttttaACTAACTAATTTAAAAACACAATCAGGCCAGTTAAATATAATATGTAAATTCTTGGCATCAATATAAAACCAAATTAAAACACATGGGCTTATTCGATACCAGTTAGGGGTGGTTATCACTCACCACCCatttatcactcacaacatccaatcaatttccgtcatgtcatcaaccattattccatcactcgcaaccttttttagtggaaatgtt
This genomic interval carries:
- the LOC110900004 gene encoding probable 2-oxoglutarate-dependent dioxygenase AOP1, whose protein sequence is MNSLTQSKIPVLNIEGLKPGTESWIMACHKVRHTLEEYGCFMVVSDELSQDFMKEVYANMKALFDLPLETKMKNTSAKAFHGYVGATHTRPLYESMGIQQPTSLDEVVSFANLMWPSGNDQFSKTIHSYANLVVKLENQVRKMVFESYGLEKYYESFNESVTYVLKPNKYRPPKSNEVNVGAKMHTDKNLFSILSQNQMNGLEVQIKDDEWMAVEFPPSSFFLMATDVFMAWSNGRIKALRHRVVMNGQEDRYSIALFSFKKGIVEIPEELVDEDHPPRFKSFDNYKFIEFYVKNPPPYHDERVIELFCGN